One window from the genome of Musa acuminata AAA Group cultivar baxijiao chromosome BXJ1-4, Cavendish_Baxijiao_AAA, whole genome shotgun sequence encodes:
- the LOC103980340 gene encoding threonine--tRNA ligase, chloroplastic/mitochondrial 2 codes for MSFAYAMAAASPSSLLLPRPQTLPRPLLNGRLPSPPATRRAPSLPFWSPTRDPRRFAASSSPAPSAVEGKPKLDAENGGTSAKDKEESLREQRIVLPTNESSEKLLRIRHTCAHVMAMAVQRLFPGSKVTIGPWIDNGFYYDFDMEPLTDKDLKRIKKEMDRIINRNLPLIREEVSREEAQTRIMAVNEPYKLKILESIEEEPITIYHIGNEWWDLCAGPHVDSTGHIDKKAVELESVAGAYWRGDVNKPMLQRIYGTAWETEEQLKAYLHLKEEAKRRDHRRLGQDLDLFSIQEDAGGGLVFWHPKGATVRHIIEDSWKKIHLQHGYDLLYTPHVAKADLWKVSGHLDFYKENMYDQMNIEDELYQLRPMNCPYHILVYKRKLHSYRDLPMRVAELGTVYRYELSGSLHGLFRVRGFTQDDAHIFCLDDQIKNEIRGVLDLTEEILLQFGFKKYEVNLSTRPEKFVGTDDIWEKATAALRDALDDKGWAYLIDEGGGAFYGPKIDLKIEDALGRKWQCSTVQVDFNLPERFDISYVDSNAEKRRPIMIHRAVLGSLERFFGVLIEHYAGDFPLWISPIQARVLPVTDTEVKYCTEVVSKLNSIGIRAELCYGERLPKLIRNAEKQKVPLMAVVGPKEVETQMVTVRSRFGGELGMMTIDEFIARIQFAMSNRTSL; via the exons ATGAGCTTCGCCTACGCCATGGCGGCAGCCTCACCCTCGTCGCTCCTCCTCCCCAGACCTCAAACCCTACCTCGTCCTCTCTTGAACGGCCGCCTCCCCTCGCCTCCCGCCACCCGGAGGGCCCCATCCCTCCCCTTCTGGTCTCCGACGCGAGACCCCCGCAGGTTCGCTGCCTCTTCCTCGCCTGCCCCCAGTGCTGTGGAGGGGAAGCCTAAGCTGGATGCCGAGAATGGGGGAACAAGCGCCAAGGACAAGGAGGAGAGTTTGAGGGAACAGAGGATCGTTCTCCCCACCAATGAATCCTCCGAGAAGTTACTCCGGATTCGCCACACG TGCGCACATGTCATGGCAATGGCTGTTCAGAGATTGTTCCCTGGCTCTAAAGTGACCATAGGTCCATGGATAGACAATGGTTTTTATTATGACTTTGATATGGAGCCTTTGACGGACAAGGATTTGAAGAGAATAAAGAAGGAAATG GATCGTATCATCAACCGCAATCTGCCTttaataagagaagaggtatcaagGGAAGAGGCTCAAACACGAATTATGGCCGTAAATGAaccatacaagttaaaaatattggaAAGTATAGAGGAAGAACCTATTACAATTTATCATATAG GAAATGAATGGTGGGATCTTTGTGCTGGACCCCATGTGGATTCGACTGGACATATAGATAAGAAGGCTGTTGAACTTGAATCTGTTGCTGGGGCCTATTGGAGAGGTGATGTAAATAAACCCATGTTGCAAAGGATATATGGAACAGCATGGGAGACCGAAGAACAGCTAAAAGCTTACCTTCATCTAAAGGAAGAGGCAAAGCGACGTGATCATAGGCGTCTTGGTCAGGATCTTGATCTATTCTCTATACAG GAAGATGCAGGTGGAGGATTGGTATTTTGGCATCCAAAAGGTGCAACGGTTAGGCACATTATTGAAGACTCGTGGAAAAAAATTCATCTGCAACATGGTTATGACTTACTCTACACTCCCCATGTTGCAAAGGCTGATCTTTGGAAAGTCAGTGGTCACTTGGACTTTTACAAGGAAAATATGTATGACCAGATGAATATAGAAGATGAACTCTATCAGCTTCGTCCAATGAATTGTCCTTATCACATATTGGTATACAAGAGGAAGCTGCATTCGTATAGAGATCTTCCTATGAGAGTGGCAGAGTTGGGAACTGTATACAGATATGAATTGTCTGGTAGCTTGCATGGACTATTTCGTGTGAGAGGGTTCACCCAG gatgatgcacacatattctgTTTGGATGATCAAATAAAAAATGAGATTAGGGGTGTCCTTGATCTGACTGAGGAGATACTGCTTCAATTTGGTTTCAAGAAGTACGAGGTGAACCTTTCAACGCGGCCAGAGAAATTTGTGGGCACTGATGATATATGGGAAAAAGCAACTGCTGCCTTGAGAGATGCTTTAGATGACAAAGGTTGGGCATACCTGATTGATGAAGGTGGTGGTGCTTTCTATGGtccaaaaattgatttaaaaattgaaGATGCACTAGGAAGGAAATGGCAGTGCTCAACAGTGCAG GTTGATTTCAACTTGCCTGAGCGGTTTGACATATCCTATGTGGATTCAAATGCCGAGAAAAGACGCCCTATTATGATCCACAGAGCTGTTCTTGGATCTTTGGAGAGATTTTTTGGTGTCCTTATAGAACATTATGCTGGTGACTTTCCACTGTGGATTTCCCCAATCCAAGCTCGTGTTTTACCTGTGACTGATACTGAG GTCAAGTACTGCACGgaggtggtatcaaagctaaaTTCCATTGGCATCCGAGCTGAGCTTTGCTACGGCGAGCGCTTACCGAAGCTCATACGAAatgcagaaaagcagaaggtgcctCTCATGGCAGTTGTTGGGCCAAAAGAAGTCGAGACTCAGATGGTTACTGTCAGATCGAGGTTTGGAGGTGAACTTGGAATGATGACCATCGACGAGTTCATTGCTAGAATCCAGTTTGCCATGTCAAACAGAACATCATTGTAG
- the LOC135672272 gene encoding fasciclin-like arabinogalactan protein 7, translated as MELTVISFVTTLVALMISSPAIAQTPPAPILPPSPAPAPAPAPHHVNLTELLSVAGPYHTFLNYLLQTRVIDTFQNQANNSEQGITIFVPKDSAFALLKSSDLANLTDDQLRTLLLYHALSKYYSLSDFRNLSNMNPVTTFAGGQYTLNVTEAAGIIHVVSSWSSPKISSSVYSTAPVAVYQIGRVLLPEAIFSVDPSLAPAPAPAPETTKASDIAPSHNGIASSPKSLESPTNTGGSAYNTRGVGLLIYFVLAVSSGLMLL; from the coding sequence ATGGAGCTCACAGTGATCTCTTTTGTTACTACGCTAGTAGCCTTGATGATTTCTTCTCCTGCAATAGCTCAGACACCTCCGGCACCGATCCTACCTCCATCCCCAGCACCTGCACCAGCACCTGCGCCACACCATGTGAACCTCACGGAGCTCCTCTCGGTCGCTGGTCCTTACCATACCTTCCTCAACTATCTTCTTCAAACCCGCGTCATCGACACCTTCCAAAACCAAGCCAACAACTCGGAGCAAGGCATCACCATCTTCGTGCCCAAGGACTCGGCATTCGCACTGCTGAAAAGCTCAGACCTGGCCAACCTCACCGATGACCAACTCAGGACGCTTCTCCTGTACCATGCATTATCCAAGTACTACTCGCTCTCGGATTTCAGGAACCTCAGCAACATGAACCCCGTCACCACGTTTGCCGGCGGGCAGTACACTCTCAACGTCACCGAGGCTGCTGGGATCATTCATGTCGTCTCGTCTTGGTCAAGCCCAAAGATATCTAGCAGCGTCTACTCTACTGCACCAGTTGCCGTTTACCAGATCGGTCGCGTCCTACTGCCGGAAGCAATCTTCAGCGTTGATCCGTCTCTAGCACCAGCTCCAGCTCCAGCTCCGGAGACCACGAAGGCATCAGATATAGCCCCCAGTCACAATGGAATCGCTTCTTCTCCCAAATCTTTAGAGTCACCAACTAATACCGGCGGTTCTGCATACAACACCAGGGGGGTTGGTCTCTTGATCTACTTCGTTTTGGCTGTTTCAAGCGGTCTGATGCTTCTTTAG
- the LOC135672273 gene encoding glycine-rich protein-like produces the protein MASKALLVFGVLCATLLLVSLQMATARELSEKTEHQNMKEEGAEDRKYPDDRGYGGYPGRGGGYYGGYPGRGGGYNGGYPGRGGGGYCRWGCCRRGYYGGCRCCSFPGEVPDAEYQAEPGN, from the exons ATGGCTTCCAAGGCTTTACTTGTGTTTGGTGTCCTCTGTGCGACTCTCCTCCTCGTCTCCTTGCAGATGGCAACAGCCAGGGAATTGAGTGAGAAAACtg AGCACCAGAACATGAAGGAAGAAGGTGCCGAGGACCGGAAGTATCCCGACGATCGCGGATACGGTGGCTACCCTGGCCGTGGTGGTGGTTACTACGGTGGCTACCCCGGCCGTGGTGGTGGTTACAACGGTGGCTACCCCGGCCGTGGTGGCGGTGGCTACTGCAGGTGGGGATGCTGCCGCCGCGGCTACTACGGTGGGTGCCGATGCTGCTCCTTCCCCGGAGAGGTTCCAGATGCTGAATACCAGGCTGAACCGGGGAACTAA
- the LOC103980338 gene encoding uncharacterized protein LOC103980338, translating into MGIIKLRPQRPGNDHHLRRSSFIILQNEDTHELEKTLGDDSDDCELGEVGYEYVMVGGQTCGIPYELYELPDLKEILSVETWNYYLTEDERFSLAAFLPDMSQETVWIAIKELLTDVDVFFGSPLKKFYSGLRGGLYSPQVTHFREGIHFLQRSEYYHSLRSYHENLSQVFVEMKEVWNRCRPTTSIEERVQIWNSRKENKPVFVVDLNTFPDEDTLKKGDSNDRIVETVPFSKKTKMYMNQSHDSKVLVSGLVCSTKRKAKGFLKLKPIVTNSVPIQMMQALPDKSGEPSMRLPKGVLKIKPRYDPLSEEKLRPKPEQISVDGWGTHAHQVLPPQFAFKRDNLNLSKRLPFSHQVDRDGRTYRDTEDKQDWQRDEDLYAGCGSVDYSESERFQRKPKMIIDLRHDDVEICKGWFPSQTNQNLRIYPQEDGHIRECQGKKSSWNSSNTQSNRSFESLADPKKESFKHALENYQERKPSALISEARFGVSNNCTHQHEILTKFSDHLDHQCKDNGAVNVAVSGVKEGLMLPITYKRKKPQRKLNQVNSLKQQQPNVVSLESAAPSGILKPKPMAIKIKFSGLTGYNA; encoded by the coding sequence ATGGGCATTATAAAGTTAAGGCCTCAGCGGCCTGGAAatgatcatcatttacggcgaagCTCTTTCATCATTTTGCAAAACGAGGATACACATGAGCTGGAGAAGACTCTTGGTGATGATTCCGATGACTGCGAACTTGGTGAAGTGGGCTATGAGTATGTCATGGTTGGAGGTCAAACATGTGGTATTCCTTATGAGCTTTATGAACTTCCTGATCTGAAAGAGATACTGTCCGTAGAGACTTGGAATTACTATTTAACCGAAGATGAAAGGTTTTCTCTGGCAGCTTTTCTTCCAGATATGAGCCAAGAGACAGTTTGGATTGCAATAAAAGAACTGCTTACGGATGTTGATGTGTTCTTCGGTAGCCCACTCAAGAAGTTCTACAGTGGATTGAGGGGTGGACTTTATTCTCCACAGGTTACTCATTTTAGAGAAGGCATACACTTCTTACAGAGAAGTGAATACTATCATAGCTTAAGATCATACCATGAGAATCTGTCTCAGGTGTTTGTAGAGATGAAAGAGGTATGGAATAGATGTCGACCAACCACCAGTATCGAAGAAAGAGTTCAAATTTGGAACAGCAGGAAAGAGAACAAGCCTGTTTTTGTAGTTGATCTAAATACATTTCCAGATGAAGATACCTTAAAAAAGGGTGACAGTAATGACAGAATTGTTGAAACTGTACCTTTCTCGAAGAAGACTAAGATGTATATGAATCAAAGTCATGACTCAAAGGTTCTTGTGAGTGGTCTAGTCTGTAGcaccaaaagaaaagcaaagggATTTCTGAAGTTAAAGCCAATCGTAACGAACTCGGTGCCAATtcagatgatgcaagcattgccagATAAATCAGGGGAACCATCTATGCGGCTGCCAAAAGGCGTTCTGAAAATAAAGCCCAGATATGATCCTCTTAGTGAGGAAAAACTAAGACCAAAACCAGAACAAATTTCTGTGGATGGTTGGGGTACTCATGCACACCAGGTCTTACCTCCACAATTTGCTTTCAAGAGAGACAACCTTAATCTTAGCAAGAGGTTACCATTTTCACATCAGGTAGATAGAGATGGAAGAACTTACAGAGACACAGAGGACAAACAAGATTGGCAAAGAGATGAGGATCTATATGCAGGTTGTGGATCAGTTGATTATTCTGAGAGTGAGAGATTCCAAAGGAAGCCAAAGATGATAATAGACTTGAGGCATGATGATGTAGAGATATGCAAAGGGTGGTTTCCTTCACAAACTAACCAGAATTTAAGAATTTATCCTCAAGAAGATGGTCATATTAGAGAGTGCCAGGGTAAGAAAAGTAGCTGGAATAGCTCGAACACTCAGTCAAATAGATCATTTGAAAGTTTGGCAGATCCAAAGAAAGAATCTTTCAAACATGCACTTGAAAATTACCAAGAAAGAAAGCCGAGTGCTTTAATTTCCGAAGCACGTTTTGGGGTGTCAAACAATTGTACCCACCAGCATGAGATTTTGACAAAATTTTCTGATCATTTGGACCATCAATGTAAAGATAATGGTGCAGTAAATGTGGCAGTTTCAGGAGTCAAAGAAGGTCTCATGCTTCCTATAACATACAAGAGGAAAAAGCCTCAGAGAAAGCTCAACCAGGTGAATTCTCTTAAGCAGCAGCAGCCAAATGTAGTGAGTTTGGAGTCAGCTGCTCCTAGTGGAATACTAAAGCCGAAACCAATGGCCATTAAGATTAAGTTCAGTGGTTTGACAGGTTACAATGCTTAA
- the LOC103980337 gene encoding probable protein phosphatase 2C 66, whose product MGSCLSASPSPVTVEGTPTVGPGYGGSFSALPRLGSKSWRGRKKVRKEKQKRGRRGAGSGGRRREAADGGCEAVEDELRRMPGRMFLNDASEVACLYTQQGRKGTNQDAMIVWENFSLTKGTIFCGVFDGHGPYGHMVAKKVRDSLPLKLSTQWRVRVNSHESPDLNGSISGSMDSEEMASFSKDDNWSDFVDENEKVPEMYLPLKQSFLKAFRLMDKELKFHPMIDCFCSGTTAVTIVKQGQDLVIGNIGDSRAIMGTRDEDNNLIATQLTVDLKPNLPREAARIQQCKGRVFALQDEPEVARVWLPNNNSPGLAMARAFGDFCLKDYGLISVPEISYRHLTEKDEFIVLATDGVWDVLSNKEVVDIVVSAPTRSSAARAVVDCAVREWQLKFPTSKVDDCAVICLFLGHISSDASQNCDSNKKQTEPKKPMVLGLTDKEVIGEQETCESKSSITVDTTGLEPSYALHSANEIVSVSEGPQVMTVPENSQSTRSLAHCISVLEEEEWSALDGFTRVNSLLNIPRFLSGDKRTSSWKKWL is encoded by the exons ATGGGCTCGTGCCTCTCCGCATCCCCGTCGCCGGTGACGGTGGAGGGAACTCCGACGGTGGGCCCAGGCTACGGAGGCTCCTTCTCGGCCCTCCCTCGTCTCGGCTCCAAGAGCTGGAGGGGGAGGAAGAAGGTAAGGAAGGAGAAGCAGAAGAGAGGCAGACGGGGGGCAGGTAGCGGCGGGCGGCGGCGGGAAGCGGCCGACGGCGGCTGCGAGGCCGTGGAGGATGAGCTCCGCCGCATGCCGGGTCGGATGTTCTTGAATGACGCCAGCGAGGTCGCTTGCCTGTACACGCAGCAGGGACGGAAGGGGACTAACCAGGATGCAATGATCGTGTGGGAG AATTTCTCTTTGACAAAAGGCACCATTTTCTGCGGGGTGTTTGATGGTCACGGTCCATATGGTCATATGGTTGCTAAGAAAGTCAGAGATTCTCTTCCTCTAAAGTTGTCCACCCAATGGAGAGTTAGAGTTAACAGTCACGAGAGTCCTGATCTAAATGGTAGTATTTCTGGGAGCATGGACTCTGAAGAAATGGCATCTTTTAGCAAAGATGATAATTGGAGTGACTTCGTGGACGAGAATGAAAAAGTGCCTGAGATGTATCTTCCACTGAAGCAATCTTTCCTGAAGGCATTTAGATTGATGGACAAAGAGTTGAAGTTTCATCCAATGATTGATTGTTTTTGTAGTGGAACTACAGCAGTTACTATAGTAAAGCAG GGACAGGACCTTGTTATTGGAAACATTGGTGACTCAAGAGCGATAATGGGAACACGAGACGAGGACAATAATTTAATTGCTACACAGTTGACCGTTGACCTGAAGCCCAATCTTCCTA GGGAAGCTGCCAGAATCCAGCAATGCAAGGGAAGAGTTTTTGCACTGCAAGATGAACCAGAAGTCGCACGTGTTTGGTTGCCAAACAACAATTCCCCTGGATTGGCTATGGCCAGGGCTTTTGGGGATTTCTGTCTTAAAGATTATGGTCTAATATCAGTTCCAGAAATTTCATATCGCCATCTGACTGAGAAAGATGAGTTTATAGTTCTTGCCACCGATGGG GTTTGGGATGTTCTTTCTAACAAGGAGGTAGTAGATATTGTTGTATCAGCACCCACTCGCAGCAGTGCTGCCAGAGCTGTTGTCGACTGTGCAGTGCGAGAATGGCAGCTTAAGTTTCCTACATCAAAGGTCGATGACTGTGCTGTCATCTGCCTATTCTTGGGACACATATCATCTGATGCATCTCAGAATTGCGACTCGAACAAGAAACAGACCGAGCCAAAAAAGCCAATGGTGTTGGGTCTTACTGATAAAGAAGTTATAGGCGAACAAGAAACATGTGAATCGAAATCATCGATCACTGTTGATACTACTGGATTGGAACCCTCTTATGCTCTTCACAGTGCAAATGAGATTGTTTCAGTATCTGAGGGACCCCAAGTGATGACTGTGCCAGAAAATTCCCAATCTACCAGGAGCCTTGCCCATTGTATATCCGTTCTTGAGGAGGAGGAATGGTCAGCCTTAGATGGTTTCACTAGGGTAAATTCCCTACTTAATATTCCTAGATTTTTATCTGGTGATAAAAGAACCTCTAGTTGGAAAAAATGGTTGTGA